The following proteins are encoded in a genomic region of Periophthalmus magnuspinnatus isolate fPerMag1 chromosome 21, fPerMag1.2.pri, whole genome shotgun sequence:
- the sf3b1 gene encoding splicing factor 3B subunit 1 isoform X1: MAKIAKTHEDIEAQILEIQGRKAALVEEGADNGVGLDSTGFYDQEIYGGSDSRFAGYVTSIAANEQEEDDEEDTATSLMGPKKPGYHAPVAILNAIPQSDEQYDPFAEHRPQKIADREDEYKARRRQMIISPERLDPFADGGKTPDPKMQVRSYVDVMREQNLSKEEREIRQQLAEKAKSGELKAVNGSAASQAAAKRKRRWDQTADQTPSNATPKKLSSWDQADASAETPGHTPAHTPSNSRWDETPGRPKGSETPGATPSTRMWDPTPSHTPAGAATPGRDTPGHATPGHGGATGSVRKNRWDETPKTERETPGHGSGWAETPRTDRGEDSVGETPTPGASKRKSRWDETPASQMGSSTPLLTPGKTPIGTPAMNMATPTPGHLMSMTPEQLQAWRWEREIDERNRPLTDEELDAMFPEGYKVLPPPAGYVPIRTPARKLAATPTPIGGMTGFHMQVEDRTTKQMNDQPSGNLPFLKPDDIQYFDKLLVEVDESTLSPEEQKERKIMKLLLKIKNGTPPMRKAALRQITDKAREFGAGPLFNQILPLLMSPTLEDQERHLLVKVIDRILYKLDDLVRPYVHKILVVIEPLLIDEDYYARVEGREIISNLAKAAGLATMISTMRPDIDNMDEYVRNTTARAFAVVASALGIPSLLPFLKAVCKSKKSWQARHTGIKIVQQIAILMGCAILPHLRSLVEIIEHGLVDEQQKVRTISALAIAALAEAATPYGIESFDSVLKPLWKGIRQHRGKGLAAFLKAIGYLIPLMDAEYANYYTREVMLILIREFQSPDEEMKKIVLKVVKQCCGTDGVEANYIKTEILPPFFKHFWQHRMALDRRNYRQLVDTTVELANKVGAAEIISRIVDDLKDEAEQYRKMVMETIEKIMGNLGATDIDHKLEEQLIDGILYAFQEQTTEDSVMLNGFGTVVNALGKRVKPYLPQICGTVLWRLNNKSAKVRQQAADLISRTAVVMKTCQEEKLMGHLGVVLYEYLGEEYPEVLGSILGALKAIVNVIGMHKMTPPIKDLLPRLTPILKNRHEKVQENCIDLVGRIADRGAEYVSAREWMRICFELLELLKAHKKAIRRATVNTFGYIAKAIGPHDVLATLLNNLKVQERQNRVCTTVAIAIVAETCSPFTVLPALMNEYRVPELNVQNGVLKSLSFLFEYIGEMGKDYIYAVTPLLEDALMDRDLVHRQTASAVVQHMSLGVYGFGCEDSLNHLLNYVWPNVFETSPHVIQAVMGALEGLRVAIGPCRMLQYCLQGLFHPARKVRDVYWKIYNSIYIGSQDALIAHYPQIYNDEKNMYVRYELDYVF; the protein is encoded by the exons ATGGCGAAGATCGCCAAAACCCACGAAG ACATAGAGGCGCAGATCCTGGAGATCCAGGGGCGGAAGGCCGCTCTGGTGGAGGAAGGAGCAGATAATGGAGTCGGGCTCGACTCCACTGGGTTTTATGATCAGGAAATCTACGGCGGCAGCGACAGTCGCTTTGCGGGATATGTCACATCTATCGCTGCCAATGAGCAAGAGGAA GATGATGAAGAAGACACGGCTACAAGTTTAATGGGACCGAAGAAACCAGGATACCATGCACCAGTGGCCATTCTGAATGCCATCCCACAGTCAGATGAGCAG TATGACCCGTTTGCTGAGCATCGACCACAGAAAATAGCAGATCGTGAAGATGAGTACAAAGCCAGGCGCAGACAGATGATCATCTCCCCTGAGCGTCTCGACCCTTTTGCTGATG GGGGCAAAACGCCGGATCCCAAGATGCAGGTCAGATCTTACGTGGACGTCATGAGGGAGCAGAATCTGTCCAAGGAAGAG AGAGAAATCCGTCAGCAGTTGGCAGAGAAGGCCAAATCGGGAGAATTGAAAGCTGTGAATGGGTCCGCCGCCTCCCAAGCCGCCGCAAAACGTAAGCGCCGATGGGACCAGACAGCTGATCAGACACCATCCAATGCAACTCCCAAAAAACTATCGAGCTGGGACCAGGCTGATGCCTCTGCTGAG aCACCTGGCCACACTCCTGCCCACACCCCCTCAAACAGCAGGTGGGATGAAACCCCCGGTCGGCCAAAGGGCAGCGAGACTCCCGGAGCCACCCCCAGCACACGCATGTGGGACCCCACCCCCAGCCACACTCCAGCCGGTGCCGCCACCCCCGGCAGAGACACACCCGGCCACGCCACGCCAGGGCACGGAGGAGCCACAGGGAGCGTCCGCAAAAACCGCTGGGACGAAACTCcaaaaacagagagggagacccCTGGACACGGCAGTGGCTGGGCTGAGACTCCAcgcacagacagaggagaggactcTGTGGGAGAGACTCCGACTCCAGGGGCCAGTAAGAGGAAGTCTCGCTGGGACGAAACTCCTGCCAGTCAGATGGGCTCCTCCACACCTTTACTAACACCAGGAAAGACCCCGATCGGGACCCCTGCCATGAACATGGCTACACCAACTCCAG GTCACCTGATGAGCATGACGCCTGAGCAGCTGCAGGCGTGGAGGTGGGAGAGGGAAATCGATGAGAGGAATCGGCCTCTTACAGATGAAGAGCTGGACGCCATGTTTCCAGAGGGTTATAAG GTGTTGCCTCCACCCGCAGGTTATGTTCCCATTCGAACCCCAGCACGAAAACTTGCTGCTACACCCACTCCCATTGGGGGCATGACCGGGTTTCACATGCAGGTTGAAGACCGCACCACCAAACAAATGAATGACCAGCCGTCAGGAAATCTGCCCTTCCTCAAACCTGATGACATCCAGTACTTTGACAAACTGCTG GTGGAGGTGGACGAGTCAACACTGAGTCCAGAAGagcagaaggagaggaagatTATGAAAttacttttgaaaataaaaaatggaaccCCACCAATGCGAAAG GCTGCCCTGCGTCAGATCACAGACAAGGCACGTGAGTTTGGAGCAGGTCCTCTGTTCAATCAGATTCTTCCACTGCTCATGTCCCCAACCCTTGAAGACCAAGAGCGCCATCTCCTGGTTAAAGTCATTGATCGTATCCTGTACAAACTCGATGACTTGGTTCGACCATACGTTCACAAG attCTGGTCGTGATCGAGCCTTTACTGATTGATGAAGATTATTATGCCAGAGTTGAAGGAAGAGAAATCATCTCAAATTTGGCAAAG GCTGCTGGGTTGGCTACAATGATCTCCACTATGCGTCCCGATATAGACAACATGGATGAGTACGTCAGAAACACAACAGCCAGAGCCTTTGCCGTGGTGGCCTCTGCGCTGGGCATCCCATCCCTGCTGCCCTTCCTCAAAGCTGTGTGTAAGAGTAAGAAGTCCTGGCAGGCCAGACACACTGGAATCAAGATCGTCCAGCAGATCGCCATCCTCATGGGCTGTGCCATTCTGCCCCATCTCCGCAGTTTGGTGGAGATTATTGAACACG GTCTGGTTGATGAGCAGCAGAAGGTCAGGACCATCAGCGCTCTGGCTATAGCTGCTCTGGCTGAAGCGGCTACACCGTACGGTATCGAGTCGTTTGATTCTGTCCTTAAGCCTCTGTGGAAGGGCATCCGACAGCACAGAGGAAAG ggtCTGGCTGCTTTCCTCAAAGCCATTGGTTACCTGATCCCTTTGATGGATGCTGAGTACGCCAACTACTACACCAGGGAAGTGATGTTGATCCTCATTAGAGAGTTTCAGTCTCCAGATGAAGAGATGAAAAAGATTGTCCTGAAG GTGGTGAAGCAGTGTTGTGGCACTGATGGTGTGGAGGCAAACTACATTAAAACGGAGATCCTGCCCCCCTTCTTCAAGCACTTCTGGCAACACAGAATGGCCCTGGACAGGCGTAACTACAGACAG TTGGTCGACACGACTGTTGAACTGGCCAATAAAGTGGGCGCCGCAGAAATCATCTCTCGAATCGTGGACGACCTGAAGGACGAGGCGGAGCAGTACAGGAAGATGGTCATGGAGACGATTGAAAAGATCATGGGGAACCTCGGCGCCACAGACATCGACCACAAGCTGGAAGAACAGCTGATCGACGGGATCCTGTACGCCTTCCAGGAGCAGACGACAGAG gATTCGGTGATGTTGAACGGTTTTGGCACCGTGGTCAACGCTCTGGGGAAGAGGGTGAAGCCGTACCTGCCTCAGATCTGCGGTACCGTGCTTTGGCGTCTCAACAACAAATCCGCCAAAGTCCGACAGCAAGCGGCAGATCTGATTTCGCGCACAGCTGTCGTCATGAAGACCTGTCAGGAG GAAAAGCTGATGGGTCACTTGGGTGTGGTGTTGTACGAGTACCTGGGAGAAGAGTATCCCGAAGTACTTGGCAGCATCCTGGGAGCTTTGAAGGCCATCGTTAATGTTATTG GGATGCACAAGATGACTCCTCCGATCAAAGATTTGCTTCCTCGTTTGACCCCCATCCTCAAGAACAGACACGAAAAAGTACAGGAGAATTGCATTGACCTCGTTGGGAGGATTGCGGACAG GGGTGCCGAGTACGTGTCTGCCAGAGAGTGGATGAGGATCTGTTTTGAGTTGCTGGAActgctaaaagctcacaaaaaaGCTATTCGTCGAGCCACTGTGAACACATTCGGTTACATCGCTAAAGCTATAGg ACCCCATGATGTGTTGGCGACTTTGCTGAACAACTTAAAGGTCCAGGAGCGACAGAACCGAGTCTGCACCACTGTGGCTATAGCGATCGTGGCCGAAACCTGCTCGCCGTTCACCGTCCTGCCGGCGCTCATGAACGAGTACCGCGTGCCCGAGCTCAACGTCCAGAACGGCGTGCTCAAGTCTCTGTCCTTCCTGTTTGAATACATCGGAGAAATGGGCAAGGACTACATCTATGCGGTCACGCCCCTGCTGGAGGACGCACTCATGGACAG AGATCTGGTCCATCGACAGACCGCCAGCGCTGTGGTTCAGCACATGTCTCTTGGCGTCTACGGTTTCGGCTGTGAAGATTCCCTCAACCACTTATTGAACTACGTTTGGCCAAATGTTTTCGAGACCTCCCCTCACGTGATCCAGGCCGTGATGGGGGCTCTGGAGGGGCTCAGGGTCGCCATTGGCCCCTGCCGCATGCTTCAGTACTGCTTACAG gGTCTGTTCCATCCAGCCAGAAAAGTACGAGACGTTTACTGGAAGATCTACAACTCCATCTACATTGGCTCACAAGACGCACTCATCGCTCACTACCCACAGATCTACAATGATGAAAAGAACATGTATGTGCGATACGAGCTGGATTATGTCTTCTAA
- the sf3b1 gene encoding splicing factor 3B subunit 1 isoform X2: MQVRSYVDVMREQNLSKEEREIRQQLAEKAKSGELKAVNGSAASQAAAKRKRRWDQTADQTPSNATPKKLSSWDQADASAETPGHTPAHTPSNSRWDETPGRPKGSETPGATPSTRMWDPTPSHTPAGAATPGRDTPGHATPGHGGATGSVRKNRWDETPKTERETPGHGSGWAETPRTDRGEDSVGETPTPGASKRKSRWDETPASQMGSSTPLLTPGKTPIGTPAMNMATPTPGHLMSMTPEQLQAWRWEREIDERNRPLTDEELDAMFPEGYKVLPPPAGYVPIRTPARKLAATPTPIGGMTGFHMQVEDRTTKQMNDQPSGNLPFLKPDDIQYFDKLLVEVDESTLSPEEQKERKIMKLLLKIKNGTPPMRKAALRQITDKAREFGAGPLFNQILPLLMSPTLEDQERHLLVKVIDRILYKLDDLVRPYVHKILVVIEPLLIDEDYYARVEGREIISNLAKAAGLATMISTMRPDIDNMDEYVRNTTARAFAVVASALGIPSLLPFLKAVCKSKKSWQARHTGIKIVQQIAILMGCAILPHLRSLVEIIEHGLVDEQQKVRTISALAIAALAEAATPYGIESFDSVLKPLWKGIRQHRGKGLAAFLKAIGYLIPLMDAEYANYYTREVMLILIREFQSPDEEMKKIVLKVVKQCCGTDGVEANYIKTEILPPFFKHFWQHRMALDRRNYRQLVDTTVELANKVGAAEIISRIVDDLKDEAEQYRKMVMETIEKIMGNLGATDIDHKLEEQLIDGILYAFQEQTTEDSVMLNGFGTVVNALGKRVKPYLPQICGTVLWRLNNKSAKVRQQAADLISRTAVVMKTCQEEKLMGHLGVVLYEYLGEEYPEVLGSILGALKAIVNVIGMHKMTPPIKDLLPRLTPILKNRHEKVQENCIDLVGRIADRGAEYVSAREWMRICFELLELLKAHKKAIRRATVNTFGYIAKAIGPHDVLATLLNNLKVQERQNRVCTTVAIAIVAETCSPFTVLPALMNEYRVPELNVQNGVLKSLSFLFEYIGEMGKDYIYAVTPLLEDALMDRDLVHRQTASAVVQHMSLGVYGFGCEDSLNHLLNYVWPNVFETSPHVIQAVMGALEGLRVAIGPCRMLQYCLQGLFHPARKVRDVYWKIYNSIYIGSQDALIAHYPQIYNDEKNMYVRYELDYVF, from the exons ATGCAGGTCAGATCTTACGTGGACGTCATGAGGGAGCAGAATCTGTCCAAGGAAGAG AGAGAAATCCGTCAGCAGTTGGCAGAGAAGGCCAAATCGGGAGAATTGAAAGCTGTGAATGGGTCCGCCGCCTCCCAAGCCGCCGCAAAACGTAAGCGCCGATGGGACCAGACAGCTGATCAGACACCATCCAATGCAACTCCCAAAAAACTATCGAGCTGGGACCAGGCTGATGCCTCTGCTGAG aCACCTGGCCACACTCCTGCCCACACCCCCTCAAACAGCAGGTGGGATGAAACCCCCGGTCGGCCAAAGGGCAGCGAGACTCCCGGAGCCACCCCCAGCACACGCATGTGGGACCCCACCCCCAGCCACACTCCAGCCGGTGCCGCCACCCCCGGCAGAGACACACCCGGCCACGCCACGCCAGGGCACGGAGGAGCCACAGGGAGCGTCCGCAAAAACCGCTGGGACGAAACTCcaaaaacagagagggagacccCTGGACACGGCAGTGGCTGGGCTGAGACTCCAcgcacagacagaggagaggactcTGTGGGAGAGACTCCGACTCCAGGGGCCAGTAAGAGGAAGTCTCGCTGGGACGAAACTCCTGCCAGTCAGATGGGCTCCTCCACACCTTTACTAACACCAGGAAAGACCCCGATCGGGACCCCTGCCATGAACATGGCTACACCAACTCCAG GTCACCTGATGAGCATGACGCCTGAGCAGCTGCAGGCGTGGAGGTGGGAGAGGGAAATCGATGAGAGGAATCGGCCTCTTACAGATGAAGAGCTGGACGCCATGTTTCCAGAGGGTTATAAG GTGTTGCCTCCACCCGCAGGTTATGTTCCCATTCGAACCCCAGCACGAAAACTTGCTGCTACACCCACTCCCATTGGGGGCATGACCGGGTTTCACATGCAGGTTGAAGACCGCACCACCAAACAAATGAATGACCAGCCGTCAGGAAATCTGCCCTTCCTCAAACCTGATGACATCCAGTACTTTGACAAACTGCTG GTGGAGGTGGACGAGTCAACACTGAGTCCAGAAGagcagaaggagaggaagatTATGAAAttacttttgaaaataaaaaatggaaccCCACCAATGCGAAAG GCTGCCCTGCGTCAGATCACAGACAAGGCACGTGAGTTTGGAGCAGGTCCTCTGTTCAATCAGATTCTTCCACTGCTCATGTCCCCAACCCTTGAAGACCAAGAGCGCCATCTCCTGGTTAAAGTCATTGATCGTATCCTGTACAAACTCGATGACTTGGTTCGACCATACGTTCACAAG attCTGGTCGTGATCGAGCCTTTACTGATTGATGAAGATTATTATGCCAGAGTTGAAGGAAGAGAAATCATCTCAAATTTGGCAAAG GCTGCTGGGTTGGCTACAATGATCTCCACTATGCGTCCCGATATAGACAACATGGATGAGTACGTCAGAAACACAACAGCCAGAGCCTTTGCCGTGGTGGCCTCTGCGCTGGGCATCCCATCCCTGCTGCCCTTCCTCAAAGCTGTGTGTAAGAGTAAGAAGTCCTGGCAGGCCAGACACACTGGAATCAAGATCGTCCAGCAGATCGCCATCCTCATGGGCTGTGCCATTCTGCCCCATCTCCGCAGTTTGGTGGAGATTATTGAACACG GTCTGGTTGATGAGCAGCAGAAGGTCAGGACCATCAGCGCTCTGGCTATAGCTGCTCTGGCTGAAGCGGCTACACCGTACGGTATCGAGTCGTTTGATTCTGTCCTTAAGCCTCTGTGGAAGGGCATCCGACAGCACAGAGGAAAG ggtCTGGCTGCTTTCCTCAAAGCCATTGGTTACCTGATCCCTTTGATGGATGCTGAGTACGCCAACTACTACACCAGGGAAGTGATGTTGATCCTCATTAGAGAGTTTCAGTCTCCAGATGAAGAGATGAAAAAGATTGTCCTGAAG GTGGTGAAGCAGTGTTGTGGCACTGATGGTGTGGAGGCAAACTACATTAAAACGGAGATCCTGCCCCCCTTCTTCAAGCACTTCTGGCAACACAGAATGGCCCTGGACAGGCGTAACTACAGACAG TTGGTCGACACGACTGTTGAACTGGCCAATAAAGTGGGCGCCGCAGAAATCATCTCTCGAATCGTGGACGACCTGAAGGACGAGGCGGAGCAGTACAGGAAGATGGTCATGGAGACGATTGAAAAGATCATGGGGAACCTCGGCGCCACAGACATCGACCACAAGCTGGAAGAACAGCTGATCGACGGGATCCTGTACGCCTTCCAGGAGCAGACGACAGAG gATTCGGTGATGTTGAACGGTTTTGGCACCGTGGTCAACGCTCTGGGGAAGAGGGTGAAGCCGTACCTGCCTCAGATCTGCGGTACCGTGCTTTGGCGTCTCAACAACAAATCCGCCAAAGTCCGACAGCAAGCGGCAGATCTGATTTCGCGCACAGCTGTCGTCATGAAGACCTGTCAGGAG GAAAAGCTGATGGGTCACTTGGGTGTGGTGTTGTACGAGTACCTGGGAGAAGAGTATCCCGAAGTACTTGGCAGCATCCTGGGAGCTTTGAAGGCCATCGTTAATGTTATTG GGATGCACAAGATGACTCCTCCGATCAAAGATTTGCTTCCTCGTTTGACCCCCATCCTCAAGAACAGACACGAAAAAGTACAGGAGAATTGCATTGACCTCGTTGGGAGGATTGCGGACAG GGGTGCCGAGTACGTGTCTGCCAGAGAGTGGATGAGGATCTGTTTTGAGTTGCTGGAActgctaaaagctcacaaaaaaGCTATTCGTCGAGCCACTGTGAACACATTCGGTTACATCGCTAAAGCTATAGg ACCCCATGATGTGTTGGCGACTTTGCTGAACAACTTAAAGGTCCAGGAGCGACAGAACCGAGTCTGCACCACTGTGGCTATAGCGATCGTGGCCGAAACCTGCTCGCCGTTCACCGTCCTGCCGGCGCTCATGAACGAGTACCGCGTGCCCGAGCTCAACGTCCAGAACGGCGTGCTCAAGTCTCTGTCCTTCCTGTTTGAATACATCGGAGAAATGGGCAAGGACTACATCTATGCGGTCACGCCCCTGCTGGAGGACGCACTCATGGACAG AGATCTGGTCCATCGACAGACCGCCAGCGCTGTGGTTCAGCACATGTCTCTTGGCGTCTACGGTTTCGGCTGTGAAGATTCCCTCAACCACTTATTGAACTACGTTTGGCCAAATGTTTTCGAGACCTCCCCTCACGTGATCCAGGCCGTGATGGGGGCTCTGGAGGGGCTCAGGGTCGCCATTGGCCCCTGCCGCATGCTTCAGTACTGCTTACAG gGTCTGTTCCATCCAGCCAGAAAAGTACGAGACGTTTACTGGAAGATCTACAACTCCATCTACATTGGCTCACAAGACGCACTCATCGCTCACTACCCACAGATCTACAATGATGAAAAGAACATGTATGTGCGATACGAGCTGGATTATGTCTTCTAA
- the sf3b1 gene encoding splicing factor 3B subunit 1 isoform X4 translates to MAKIAKTHEDIEAQILEIQGRKAALVEEGADNGVGLDSTGFYDQEIYGGSDSRFAGYVTSIAANEQEEDDEEDTATSLMGPKKPGYHAPVAILNAIPQSDEQYDPFAEHRPQKIADREDEYKARRRQMIISPERLDPFADGFFSAG, encoded by the exons ATGGCGAAGATCGCCAAAACCCACGAAG ACATAGAGGCGCAGATCCTGGAGATCCAGGGGCGGAAGGCCGCTCTGGTGGAGGAAGGAGCAGATAATGGAGTCGGGCTCGACTCCACTGGGTTTTATGATCAGGAAATCTACGGCGGCAGCGACAGTCGCTTTGCGGGATATGTCACATCTATCGCTGCCAATGAGCAAGAGGAA GATGATGAAGAAGACACGGCTACAAGTTTAATGGGACCGAAGAAACCAGGATACCATGCACCAGTGGCCATTCTGAATGCCATCCCACAGTCAGATGAGCAG TATGACCCGTTTGCTGAGCATCGACCACAGAAAATAGCAGATCGTGAAGATGAGTACAAAGCCAGGCGCAGACAGATGATCATCTCCCCTGAGCGTCTCGACCCTTTTGCTGATG GCTTCTTTTCTGCCGGTTGA
- the sf3b1 gene encoding splicing factor 3B subunit 1 isoform X3, whose protein sequence is MAKIAKTHEDIEAQILEIQGRKAALVEEGADNGVGLDSTGFYDQEIYGGSDSRFAGYVTSIAANEQEEDDEEDTATSLMGPKKPGYHAPVAILNAIPQSDEQYDPFAEHRPQKIADREDEYKARRRQMIISPERLDPFADAVLLCQSCTALC, encoded by the exons ATGGCGAAGATCGCCAAAACCCACGAAG ACATAGAGGCGCAGATCCTGGAGATCCAGGGGCGGAAGGCCGCTCTGGTGGAGGAAGGAGCAGATAATGGAGTCGGGCTCGACTCCACTGGGTTTTATGATCAGGAAATCTACGGCGGCAGCGACAGTCGCTTTGCGGGATATGTCACATCTATCGCTGCCAATGAGCAAGAGGAA GATGATGAAGAAGACACGGCTACAAGTTTAATGGGACCGAAGAAACCAGGATACCATGCACCAGTGGCCATTCTGAATGCCATCCCACAGTCAGATGAGCAG TATGACCCGTTTGCTGAGCATCGACCACAGAAAATAGCAGATCGTGAAGATGAGTACAAAGCCAGGCGCAGACAGATGATCATCTCCCCTGAGCGTCTCGACCCTTTTGCTGATG CAGTACTGCTTTGCCAGTCCTGTACTGCCCTCTGTTAA